One window from the genome of Glycine soja cultivar W05 chromosome 12, ASM419377v2, whole genome shotgun sequence encodes:
- the LOC114380550 gene encoding transcription factor PCL1-like — translation MGEEVKTSEYDEERVMEWEMGLPTANDLTPLSQPLIPPELASAFSISPEPHRTLLEVNRASRNTLSTIRGGGSVHQAFSSNNNNNHHYDGDGDVGDEEEYDDADRDGSGSDSRKQRKIDCGVAEEADSAVRTETSAERTAVKRPRLVWTPQLHKRFVDVVAHLGIKNAVPKTIMQLMNVEGLTRENVASHLQKYRLYLKRMQGLSNEGPSSSDQLFASTAVPQSLHDSAPPSAHSNGHGHLPVPMMSMPYPPPMMSMPYPPPMMSGMPHAHGHMGIPMPNSSATSAYHPYNMLHQRDWPHLAPNDK, via the coding sequence ATGGGGGAAGAGGTGAAGACGAGCGAGTACGACGAAGAGCGCGTGATGGAGTGGGAGATGGGTCTCCCAACCGCCAACGATCTCACGCCTCTCTCCCAGCCGCTGATCCCGCCGGAGCTCGCTTCGGCCTTCAGCATCTCGCCGGAGCCCCACCGCACCCTCCTCGAGGTCAACCGCGCCTCGCGCAACACGCTCTCCACAATCCGCGGCGGCGGTAGCGTGCACCAGGCCTTCtcctccaacaacaacaacaaccaccacTACGACGGCGACGGAGACGTCGGCGACGAGGAGGAGTACGACGACGCCGATCGCGACGGCTCGGGGTCAGATTCCCGGAAGCAGCGGAAGATCGACTGCGGCGTGGCGGAGGAGGCGGACTCGGCGGTGAGGACGGAGACCTCGGCGGAGCGAACGGCGGTGAAGCGGCCGCGGCTGGTGTGGACCCCGCAGCTTCACAAGAGATTCGTGGACGTGGTGGCGCACCTCGGGATCAAGAACGCGGTGCCGAAGACGATTATGCAATTGATGAACGTGGAAGGGTTGACCCGCGAGAATGTCGCGAGCCATCTCCAGAAGTATCGTCTCTACCTGAAACGGATGCAGGGCCTTTCGAACGAGGGCCCTTCTTCTTCGGATCAGTTATTCGCTTCCACAGCTGTGCCTCAGAGTTTGCATGACTCTGCTCCTCCCAGTGCCCATAGCAATGGCCATGGTCATCTCCCTGTTCCCATGATGTCCATGCCATATCCCCCTCCCATGATGTCCATGCCATACCCCCCTCCCATGATGTCCGGCATGCCCCATGCCCATGGCCACATGGGCATCCCCATGCCTAATTCCTCCGCCACCTCAGCTTACCATCCTTATAACATGTTGCATCAAAGGGATTGGCCTCACCTTGCTCCTAATGATAAATGA